The proteins below are encoded in one region of Buttiauxella gaviniae:
- the cobT gene encoding nicotinate-nucleotide--dimethylbenzimidazole phosphoribosyltransferase produces the protein MQTLNSLLAMISPLDSEAMARAQQHIDGLLKPFGSLGRLEALAVQLAGMPGMKNGLNTQRKAILVMCADHGVYAEGVAISPQIVTAIQAMNMTRHNTGVCVLGKTVGAEIHVVDVGIDSDPLPGVLDMKVARGSGNIAQGPAMSRQQAEELLLATMKLTMEKAAQGITLFGVGELGMANTTPAAAMVSVLTDSAPDDVVGMGANFPSDKMHHKIAVVRNAIETNQPDAADGIDVLAKVGGFDLVGMTGVMLGAAAAGLPVVLDGFLSYASALAACQIAPGVRDYLIPSHLSAEKGAVIAMNKLGLEPYLQMGMRLGEGSGAALAMHLVDAACAMHNNMGSLADSNIVLPS, from the coding sequence ATGCAAACACTGAACTCTTTATTGGCAATGATCTCCCCGCTGGATAGCGAAGCCATGGCGCGCGCGCAACAGCATATTGATGGCCTGCTAAAACCGTTTGGTAGCCTGGGGCGCCTTGAAGCGCTAGCCGTGCAACTGGCGGGGATGCCCGGGATGAAAAACGGCCTGAATACCCAACGCAAAGCAATTCTTGTGATGTGTGCCGATCACGGTGTGTATGCCGAGGGGGTGGCGATTTCCCCGCAAATCGTCACCGCGATTCAGGCGATGAATATGACGCGCCACAACACCGGCGTATGCGTGTTGGGCAAGACGGTTGGCGCGGAAATTCATGTGGTTGACGTGGGTATCGACAGCGATCCGCTGCCTGGCGTGCTGGATATGAAAGTCGCTCGCGGCAGCGGCAATATTGCGCAAGGCCCGGCGATGAGCCGCCAACAGGCTGAAGAGTTGTTGCTGGCAACCATGAAACTCACCATGGAAAAAGCGGCACAAGGCATCACGCTGTTTGGCGTGGGTGAGCTGGGCATGGCGAACACTACGCCTGCGGCTGCGATGGTCAGCGTGTTAACGGACAGCGCGCCGGATGACGTGGTGGGTATGGGGGCAAACTTCCCAAGTGACAAAATGCACCACAAAATCGCGGTGGTGCGCAACGCTATCGAAACCAATCAGCCCGATGCCGCAGACGGTATTGATGTTTTGGCGAAGGTGGGCGGTTTTGACCTGGTTGGGATGACGGGCGTGATGTTAGGTGCGGCGGCGGCGGGGCTCCCGGTGGTTCTCGACGGTTTCCTCTCCTACGCTTCGGCGCTGGCGGCCTGCCAGATTGCACCGGGCGTACGCGATTACTTAATCCCGTCGCATCTTTCTGCTGAAAAAGGGGCGGTGATTGCGATGAATAAACTTGGGCTTGAGCCGTATTTGCAGATGGGTATGCGCTTAGGTGAGGGCAGCGGCGCGGCGCTGGCGATGCATTTAGTGGATGCGGCCTGTGCGATGCACAACAATATGGGGTCGTTGGCAGACAGCAATATTGTGTTGCCATCTTAA